A window of Tautonia plasticadhaerens contains these coding sequences:
- a CDS encoding class I SAM-dependent methyltransferase yields the protein MITSTLNAAGRLRRGLSRRRQIARESRLLRRVDAILSSPEPPRPYDSEELFQRLQSEYGPRGAYRYDAFSNWQRGVQRAASLMAQSDLERPGGRVLEAACGDGMAGAALAGFGHEVVLHDLEDWRDERARGLAFVAADLTDRLPLEPDRFDLIFCYNAFEHIGAPGAALAELVRVCRPGGRIVIEFGPLHASAWGLHAYRTVRFPYPQFLFSEAFLAEKFRAMGLWDLGKPMDELQPLNGWRVSQFDRLWADSGCVVIKNNRTIRPDHLGLVESYPRAFSGRGLTTDDLVVHALAVVLQKPGGSPGPSPATERLESEGIEVARR from the coding sequence ATGATCACGAGCACCTTGAACGCCGCCGGGAGGCTCCGCCGGGGCCTCTCCCGACGCCGCCAGATCGCCCGGGAGTCCCGCCTCCTGCGGCGGGTCGACGCGATCCTCTCCTCCCCCGAGCCGCCCCGGCCCTACGACTCGGAGGAGCTCTTCCAGCGGCTCCAGTCCGAGTACGGGCCTCGCGGGGCGTATCGCTACGACGCCTTCAGCAACTGGCAGCGCGGGGTGCAACGGGCCGCCTCGTTGATGGCCCAGTCCGACCTCGAACGCCCCGGGGGCCGCGTGCTGGAGGCGGCCTGCGGCGACGGCATGGCCGGGGCCGCCCTCGCCGGGTTCGGGCACGAGGTGGTGCTCCACGACCTGGAGGACTGGCGGGACGAGCGGGCCAGGGGGCTGGCCTTCGTCGCCGCCGACCTGACCGATCGGCTGCCCCTGGAGCCCGACCGGTTCGACCTGATCTTCTGCTACAACGCGTTCGAACACATTGGCGCCCCCGGCGCCGCCCTGGCCGAGCTGGTGCGGGTCTGCCGCCCCGGGGGGCGGATCGTCATCGAGTTCGGGCCGCTCCACGCCAGCGCCTGGGGCCTGCACGCCTACCGGACCGTGCGCTTCCCCTACCCGCAATTCCTCTTCTCCGAGGCGTTCCTGGCGGAGAAATTCCGCGCCATGGGGCTCTGGGATCTCGGCAAGCCGATGGACGAACTCCAGCCCCTCAACGGCTGGCGGGTGTCGCAATTCGATCGGCTCTGGGCCGACAGCGGCTGCGTCGTGATCAAGAACAACCGGACGATCCGGCCCGATCACCTCGGCCTGGTCGAGTCCTATCCCCGGGCGTTCTCGGGCAGGGGGCTGACCACGGATGACCTCGTCGTCCATGCCCTCGCCGTGGTGCTGCAGAAGCCCGGCGGCTCCCCGGGCCCGAGCCCGGCGACCGAGCGTCTCGAGTCCGAGGGCATCGAGGTGGCACGCCGATGA
- a CDS encoding glycosyltransferase family 2 protein, translating into MSRPQISLLLPVHNAMPFLPEAVDSILGQDFGEFELLALDDASTDGGAAYLDTLDDPRVRVFHLPKRGLTRNLNLGLREARGVYVARMDADDVSMPSRLRRQLEFLERNPEVVVVGCQALNLDRDGRLVDERNYPVSSLEAKLALIQGYISFVHPGTMFRREDVLAVGGYDEDYGTTQDRDLWWRLSTRGKFANLPEVLLHYRVHAGAVTAVRAEEQRRNRDRITLQYCSEMGLDQADLDLFRWVDYDARVWGQGPVRLEEVAPYVSVLERILSHARDRWGEDPAEVERARRERWTFLVGRLWRRRLPTRDWVRIMPSLHRLAPGQVRPDRLAGTIARRLLRRRRTATMG; encoded by the coding sequence ATGAGTCGCCCCCAGATCTCCCTGCTCCTGCCGGTCCACAACGCGATGCCCTTCCTGCCCGAAGCGGTCGACAGCATCCTCGGCCAGGACTTCGGGGAGTTCGAGTTGTTGGCCCTCGACGACGCGTCGACCGACGGAGGCGCGGCCTACCTCGACACCCTGGACGACCCCCGGGTGCGGGTCTTCCACCTGCCGAAGCGGGGGCTCACGAGGAATCTCAACCTCGGCCTGCGGGAGGCCCGGGGCGTCTACGTCGCCCGGATGGACGCCGACGACGTCTCGATGCCGTCGAGGCTCCGCCGGCAGCTCGAGTTCCTGGAGCGCAACCCGGAGGTCGTCGTCGTCGGCTGCCAGGCGTTGAACCTCGACAGGGACGGCCGCCTCGTGGACGAGCGGAATTATCCGGTTTCGAGCCTCGAAGCCAAGCTCGCGTTGATCCAGGGATACATCTCCTTCGTGCATCCCGGCACGATGTTCCGCCGCGAGGACGTCCTGGCGGTCGGCGGCTACGACGAGGACTACGGGACCACCCAGGATCGGGACCTCTGGTGGCGGCTCTCGACTCGAGGGAAGTTCGCCAACCTCCCGGAGGTGCTCCTGCACTACCGGGTGCATGCCGGGGCGGTCACGGCGGTGAGGGCCGAGGAGCAGCGGCGCAACCGGGATCGGATCACGCTGCAGTACTGCTCGGAGATGGGGCTCGACCAGGCCGACCTCGACCTGTTCCGGTGGGTCGACTACGACGCCCGGGTCTGGGGCCAGGGGCCCGTCCGGCTCGAGGAGGTCGCCCCGTATGTCTCCGTCCTGGAGCGGATCCTCTCCCATGCCCGGGACCGCTGGGGGGAAGACCCGGCCGAGGTCGAGCGGGCCCGCCGGGAGCGGTGGACCTTCCTGGTCGGCCGCCTCTGGCGTCGCCGACTCCCGACCCGGGACTGGGTCCGCATCATGCCCTCACTCCACCGGCTCGCCCCCGGGCAGGTCAGGCCGGACCGGCTGGCCGGGACGATCGCCCGGCGCCTCCTCCGGCGCCGGAGGACGGCGACGATGGGCTGA
- a CDS encoding ABC transporter ATP-binding protein, producing the protein MPDSDIAISVEGVSKAYRIGRTVDRSATLLGSALATITSPIRNFKALRSLDTAGLQSGEDQDDLIWALRGVGFELRRGEILGIVGRNGAGKSTLLKILSRVTEPTTGRIRLKGRLAALLEVGTGFNPELTGRENVYLNGTILGMTRREIDQKFDDIVDFSGVSRFLDTPVKRYSSGMKVRLGFGVAAHLQPDILIVDEVLAVGDAEFQRRCLGKIQEVVAEGRTILFVSHNMTSVLNLCTRGLLLTEGRIAIDGTTQEVVDAYLANGQREAGVFAPDPSKRQGDQWARIEHFEIRPETPRTGEPMECVIEVERQAGKEGALRGELAVSILSESGDKVMQVYSKHMGRSFEIGRGRHRYVVRLDSLPLVAGRYLINLWLGSGDRVIDRLEQCYVLDISPGSYESGVFIDNRGFPVVVPSSWEAVGQPAESGYR; encoded by the coding sequence ATGCCTGATTCCGACATCGCCATCTCGGTCGAGGGGGTTTCCAAGGCATACCGGATCGGCCGGACGGTCGATCGGTCCGCGACGCTCCTCGGCTCCGCCCTGGCCACGATCACCTCGCCGATCCGCAATTTCAAGGCGTTGCGCAGCCTGGACACCGCCGGGCTCCAGTCCGGGGAAGACCAGGACGACCTGATCTGGGCCCTCCGGGGCGTGGGGTTCGAGCTGCGCCGGGGGGAGATCCTCGGCATCGTCGGCCGCAACGGGGCCGGCAAGTCGACCCTGCTGAAGATCCTCTCCCGGGTCACCGAGCCGACCACCGGCCGTATCAGGCTCAAGGGCCGGTTGGCCGCCCTGCTGGAGGTCGGCACCGGCTTCAACCCCGAGCTGACCGGTCGGGAGAACGTCTACCTCAACGGCACGATCCTGGGCATGACCCGTCGCGAGATCGACCAGAAATTCGACGACATCGTCGACTTCTCCGGCGTCTCGCGGTTCCTGGACACGCCGGTGAAGCGGTACAGCTCCGGCATGAAGGTGCGGCTGGGCTTCGGCGTGGCCGCCCACCTGCAGCCGGACATCCTGATCGTGGACGAGGTGCTCGCCGTCGGCGACGCCGAGTTCCAGCGCCGGTGCCTGGGCAAGATCCAGGAGGTCGTCGCCGAGGGCAGGACGATCCTCTTCGTGAGCCACAACATGACCTCCGTCCTGAACCTCTGCACCCGGGGCCTGCTGCTCACCGAGGGGCGGATCGCCATCGACGGGACGACCCAGGAGGTCGTCGACGCCTACCTGGCCAACGGCCAGCGGGAGGCCGGGGTCTTCGCCCCCGACCCGAGCAAGCGGCAAGGGGACCAGTGGGCCCGCATCGAGCATTTCGAGATCCGCCCCGAGACCCCCCGGACCGGCGAGCCGATGGAGTGCGTCATCGAGGTCGAGCGGCAGGCCGGCAAGGAGGGGGCGCTGCGGGGGGAACTGGCCGTCTCGATCCTCTCCGAGTCGGGCGACAAGGTGATGCAGGTCTATTCCAAGCACATGGGCCGCAGCTTCGAGATCGGCCGGGGCCGCCACCGGTACGTCGTCCGGCTCGACTCGCTGCCGCTGGTCGCCGGCCGCTACCTGATCAACCTCTGGCTCGGCTCGGGCGACCGGGTCATCGACCGGCTCGAGCAGTGCTACGTCCTGGACATCTCCCCCGGCTCCTACGAGTCGGGGGTCTTCATCGACAACCGGGGCTTCCCGGTCGTCGTCCCTTCCAGCTGGGAGGCCGTCGGGCAGCCCGCCGAGTCGGGGTATCGGTGA
- the pduL gene encoding phosphate propanoyltransferase — MSASTAIPRGDVEQLVRSILRQQFGGDGRAPGGYRPDLVVNISARHVHLRQDHVDVLFGKGYQLTEMKRLYQATDFASNETVAVVGPRQRMIPNVRILGPCRAFTQVELAFTDAISLGLDLPVKLSGDIEGTPGCLLIGPKGSVELDKGVIRAERHVHMGDRDASYYGVKAKDRMNLRIHGPCPTTLEGLLVRTNPDWKLEVHIDTDEGNACDLVHATRVELVKP, encoded by the coding sequence ATGAGCGCGAGTACGGCGATTCCCCGAGGCGACGTCGAGCAACTCGTCCGGTCGATCCTCCGGCAGCAGTTCGGCGGCGACGGGCGGGCCCCGGGCGGATACCGGCCGGATTTGGTGGTGAACATCTCGGCACGCCACGTCCACCTGAGGCAGGATCACGTGGACGTCCTCTTCGGCAAGGGGTACCAGCTCACGGAGATGAAGCGGCTGTACCAGGCCACCGACTTCGCCAGCAACGAGACGGTGGCGGTGGTCGGCCCCCGGCAGCGGATGATCCCCAACGTCCGGATCCTGGGGCCCTGCCGCGCGTTCACCCAGGTGGAGCTGGCCTTCACCGACGCGATCAGCCTGGGCCTGGACCTGCCGGTGAAGCTCTCGGGCGACATCGAGGGGACGCCCGGATGCCTGCTGATCGGCCCGAAGGGGTCGGTCGAGCTGGACAAGGGGGTCATCCGGGCCGAGCGTCACGTGCACATGGGGGATCGGGACGCCTCCTACTACGGCGTGAAGGCCAAGGACCGGATGAACCTCCGGATCCACGGCCCCTGCCCCACCACCCTGGAGGGCCTGCTGGTCCGGACCAATCCGGACTGGAAGCTGGAGGTCCACATCGACACCGACGAGGGGAACGCCTGCGACCTGGTCCATGCGACCAGGGTCGAGCTGGTCAAGCCGTGA
- the mutM gene encoding bifunctional DNA-formamidopyrimidine glycosylase/DNA-(apurinic or apyrimidinic site) lyase: protein MPELPEVETMVRGLRPALEGRTIRSLEVVDDHLLANCEAPALELKARGALVSAVHRRGKWVVIELAPPRGIIVIQPRMTGAFYLVDSELARHIRLTLSMSGPGPYPKVHYNDPRRLGRIAWYAGPEEAEAAFSKSHGPDALVITADDLAARLARTARPIKPTLLDQKVLAGIGNIYADEVLHRSGIHPERPSHAIDRPAVGRMHRAIGEVLAEAIEAEGSSFDAGYRTVLGLEGGFLAVNHVYARGGEPCKTCETPIVRARIAGLIGRSTHYCPACQPPAGITPTPESPTLRRRPPRSARDPGPGGG, encoded by the coding sequence ATGCCCGAGCTGCCCGAGGTCGAGACGATGGTCCGGGGGCTCCGCCCCGCCCTCGAAGGCCGGACGATCCGGTCGCTCGAGGTCGTCGACGACCACCTCCTGGCCAACTGCGAGGCCCCCGCGCTGGAACTCAAGGCGAGGGGGGCCCTCGTCTCGGCCGTCCATCGCCGGGGCAAGTGGGTCGTGATCGAGCTGGCCCCGCCCCGGGGGATCATCGTCATCCAGCCGAGGATGACGGGAGCCTTCTACCTCGTCGATTCCGAGCTGGCCCGGCACATCCGGCTCACCCTGTCGATGTCCGGACCCGGGCCTTACCCGAAGGTCCACTACAACGACCCCCGCCGGCTCGGCCGCATCGCCTGGTACGCCGGCCCCGAGGAGGCCGAGGCCGCGTTCTCGAAGTCCCACGGTCCCGACGCCCTGGTCATCACCGCCGACGACCTCGCCGCCCGCCTCGCGCGGACCGCCCGGCCGATCAAGCCGACCCTGCTCGACCAGAAGGTGCTCGCCGGCATCGGCAACATCTACGCCGACGAGGTCCTGCACCGCTCGGGCATCCACCCCGAGCGGCCGTCCCATGCGATCGACCGCCCCGCGGTCGGCCGCATGCACCGCGCCATCGGCGAGGTCCTCGCCGAGGCGATCGAGGCCGAGGGCTCTAGCTTCGACGCCGGCTACCGCACCGTCCTGGGCCTGGAGGGGGGGTTCCTCGCCGTCAATCACGTCTACGCCCGGGGGGGCGAGCCCTGCAAGACCTGCGAGACGCCGATCGTCCGGGCCCGGATCGCCGGGCTGATCGGCCGCTCCACGCACTATTGCCCCGCCTGCCAGCCCCCGGCCGGGATCACGCCGACTCCCGAGTCGCCGACCCTCCGGCGCCGGCCCCCCCGATCCGCCCGAGACCCCGGTCCGGGGGGCGGGTAG
- a CDS encoding glycosyltransferase family 2 protein, translating to MPTVSVLLPVHNAMPYLPEAVGSILGQDMADLELIALDDASTDGGRAYLDALGDPRVRVFHLPKRGLTRNLNVGLREARGVYVARMDADDVSMPSRLGAQRRHLDENPGVVAVGCQALEIDGEGRPTGPWHFPTGDLEIKLDLFRDVTPMVHPGVMFRSQTVLDLGGYDESFATAQDRDLWWRLADRGRFANLADELLLYRRHTGSVTGRKAEEQRRLTREMTWRSLAGFGLIDGEEQYRAFREVDDILAIGFLRRLEPGPVGVYVEVLDRMLAFLVDRCGADLGAARRHRRDRWRKLMRWGLTCRGASDLPRWGPLLRRLAPGEHRPDRLLGWGLEVAWRRLLRAGRPGPADPATGS from the coding sequence ATGCCCACCGTCTCCGTCCTGTTGCCGGTCCATAACGCTATGCCCTACCTGCCCGAGGCGGTGGGGAGCATCCTCGGCCAGGACATGGCCGACCTGGAGCTGATCGCGCTGGACGACGCGTCGACCGATGGCGGCAGGGCCTACCTCGACGCCCTGGGCGACCCCCGGGTGCGGGTCTTCCACCTGCCGAAGCGGGGGCTGACGCGGAACCTGAACGTCGGCCTGAGGGAGGCCCGGGGCGTCTACGTCGCCCGGATGGACGCCGACGACGTCTCGATGCCCTCCCGGCTGGGGGCCCAGCGTCGCCACCTCGACGAGAATCCGGGGGTCGTCGCGGTGGGCTGCCAGGCCTTGGAGATCGACGGCGAAGGCCGGCCCACCGGTCCCTGGCACTTCCCGACCGGGGACCTGGAGATCAAGCTGGATCTCTTCCGGGACGTCACCCCGATGGTCCACCCGGGGGTCATGTTCCGCTCCCAGACGGTGCTCGACCTCGGCGGGTACGACGAGTCCTTCGCCACGGCCCAGGACCGCGACCTCTGGTGGCGGCTGGCCGATCGGGGGCGGTTCGCCAACCTGGCCGACGAGCTACTGCTCTATCGCCGGCACACCGGGAGCGTGACCGGCCGCAAGGCCGAGGAGCAGCGTCGACTGACCCGCGAGATGACCTGGCGTTCGCTGGCTGGTTTCGGCCTGATCGACGGGGAGGAGCAGTACCGGGCCTTCCGGGAGGTCGACGACATCCTCGCGATCGGCTTCCTCCGACGGCTGGAGCCCGGGCCGGTGGGGGTCTACGTCGAGGTGCTCGACCGCATGCTCGCCTTCCTGGTCGATCGCTGCGGGGCCGACCTGGGGGCGGCCCGTCGCCATCGTCGGGACCGGTGGCGGAAGCTGATGCGATGGGGACTCACGTGCCGGGGGGCGTCCGACCTGCCGCGATGGGGTCCCCTGCTCCGCCGGCTCGCACCCGGCGAGCACCGCCCCGATCGCCTGCTGGGGTGGGGTCTGGAGGTCGCCTGGCGGAGGCTCCTCCGAGCGGGTCGGCCGGGCCCGGCCGACCCGGCCACCGGGTCCTGA
- the ftsH gene encoding ATP-dependent zinc metalloprotease FtsH — MSSPKSKPPRPASGPWRTLAWCLAISLALAAFAVAGAMSHRASSSEAWTYGAFRRALVDGRVESVRLGSRQLVAVLAEAGADGGPRRVRASWPGAQADPGLTALLDRHARDYEFDRDVAPIASALATFGLAVVLLVGLFLITRGGGLGPAMAFTRGKPRHREGTGREVTFDDVAGQDEAVEELQEVVGFLRTPERYAALGGRIPKGVLLIGPPGTGKTLLARAVAGEAGVPFFALSGSDFMEMYVGVGAARVRSLFAKAEAKAPCLIFIDEIDAIGKTRSTGASGAQDERDQTLNQLLVAMDGFDVNSGVIVMAATNRPETLDPALVRPGRFDRHIRVDRPDLQGREQILKVHSRDVPVCDRLDLRQVAAMTAGFAGAELANLVNEAVLIAARKGKTRIERADFEQGFERIIAGPEKRGRAMRPDERRRIAVHEAGHALVSASLPGTDPVHKVTIIGRGNGMGGFTMYRPEEERFLHTTEWLMHCLAGLLGGTAAEELALHSISDGATSDLQRATSIARKMVTDFGMSPALGRVCYAADAPGPGAPWSERTSREIDLEVRRILDEALSLAHHVLRRRADALVSITELLLERETIDASELRSVLDRHPDPGPDAPAPAAPGAATPPRIRGIGCN, encoded by the coding sequence ATGAGCTCGCCGAAGTCGAAGCCCCCGCGGCCCGCGTCCGGCCCGTGGCGGACGCTTGCCTGGTGCCTCGCCATCTCCCTCGCGCTCGCCGCCTTCGCCGTGGCGGGCGCGATGAGCCACCGGGCCTCCTCCTCGGAGGCCTGGACCTACGGGGCGTTCCGCCGCGCCCTGGTCGACGGGCGGGTCGAGTCCGTCCGCCTCGGCTCCCGGCAGCTGGTCGCCGTGCTGGCCGAGGCCGGGGCCGACGGCGGCCCCCGTCGGGTCCGGGCCTCGTGGCCGGGGGCCCAGGCCGACCCCGGCCTGACCGCCCTGCTGGACCGGCACGCCCGCGACTACGAGTTCGACCGGGACGTGGCCCCGATCGCCTCGGCCCTGGCCACCTTCGGCCTGGCGGTCGTGCTGCTGGTCGGCCTCTTCCTGATCACCCGGGGGGGCGGGCTCGGCCCGGCGATGGCCTTCACCCGGGGCAAGCCCCGGCACCGGGAGGGCACCGGCCGCGAGGTCACCTTCGACGACGTGGCCGGGCAGGACGAGGCGGTCGAGGAGCTCCAGGAAGTCGTCGGCTTCCTCCGGACCCCCGAGCGCTACGCCGCCCTCGGCGGCCGGATCCCCAAGGGGGTCCTGCTGATCGGGCCCCCCGGCACGGGCAAGACCCTGCTGGCCCGGGCCGTCGCCGGGGAGGCCGGCGTGCCCTTCTTCGCCCTCTCCGGCTCGGACTTCATGGAGATGTACGTCGGCGTCGGCGCCGCCCGGGTCCGCAGCCTCTTCGCCAAGGCCGAGGCCAAGGCCCCCTGCCTGATCTTCATCGACGAGATCGACGCCATCGGCAAGACCCGGTCCACCGGCGCCTCCGGCGCCCAGGACGAGCGGGACCAGACCCTCAACCAGCTGCTCGTGGCCATGGACGGCTTCGACGTCAACAGCGGCGTCATCGTCATGGCCGCCACCAACCGCCCCGAGACGCTCGACCCCGCCCTCGTCCGCCCCGGCCGCTTCGACCGCCACATCCGGGTCGACCGGCCCGACCTCCAGGGGCGCGAGCAGATCCTCAAGGTCCACTCCCGGGACGTGCCCGTCTGCGATCGCCTCGACCTGAGGCAGGTCGCCGCCATGACCGCCGGCTTCGCCGGGGCCGAGCTGGCCAACCTCGTCAACGAGGCCGTCCTGATCGCCGCCCGCAAGGGGAAGACCCGGATCGAGCGGGCCGACTTCGAGCAGGGGTTCGAGCGGATCATCGCCGGGCCCGAGAAGCGAGGCCGGGCCATGCGGCCCGACGAACGCCGGCGGATCGCCGTCCACGAGGCCGGGCACGCCCTCGTCTCCGCCAGCCTGCCCGGCACCGACCCGGTGCACAAGGTCACCATCATCGGCCGGGGCAACGGCATGGGCGGCTTCACCATGTATCGGCCCGAGGAGGAGCGCTTCCTCCACACGACCGAATGGCTGATGCACTGCCTCGCCGGGCTGCTCGGCGGCACGGCGGCCGAGGAGCTGGCCCTGCACTCCATCTCCGACGGCGCCACCAGCGACCTGCAGCGGGCCACCTCCATCGCCCGGAAGATGGTGACCGACTTCGGCATGAGCCCCGCCCTGGGGCGCGTCTGCTATGCCGCCGACGCCCCCGGCCCCGGCGCCCCCTGGAGCGAGCGGACCTCCCGGGAGATCGACCTGGAGGTCCGGCGGATCCTCGACGAGGCCCTGTCCCTCGCCCACCACGTCCTCCGACGCCGGGCCGACGCGCTGGTCTCGATCACCGAGCTGCTGCTCGAGCGCGAGACCATCGACGCCTCGGAGCTGCGATCGGTCCTCGACCGCCACCCCGACCCCGGTCCCGACGCCCCGGCCCCCGCCGCCCCCGGTGCGGCCACCCCGCCCCGGATCCGGGGGATCGGCTGCAACTGA
- a CDS encoding sensor histidine kinase produces MSYRTFKHLLGETSLERKCRFIFGGGILLLVTVSFYIYGRKTESLVIGQSRQAARMQVKPILEEIHLKTSLVRPELAAVVDKVSRELTPKDGFQHFDWHVVKPFADRSERQPRDEFERRVVDRFLRAALRQRGDWGPAGPSKPYTFPDGAPAEYTEIGQDNSEYSYVQAVLFRPGCIASCHSRPPVDLMPEMVPLEMADLGGVGAAGPVEPDAGPAEDDRPSVSLSAQYHDMIRLDETGKFARTKPGDLAGVVFVKLPMEQTNKAINRNRAILIATALVTAILAMFASWTIVRYIIVRPVKHLREVSDAIAAGRLNIRSRIQTGDEFEELSHAFNRMLHNLVAMQQELRDVNDDLDKKVDELAQANMALYEMNCIKSDFLATMSHELRTPLNSIIGFSEVLSGNDQLSDKQRRYASNIQNSGRMLLAMINDILDLAKIESGKMEVRADDFSVREVCESLAVQMRPMAERKNVDLECRLDEAIPLVRQDPGKLRQIVYNLLSNAIKFTPEGGRVVLSAKAEGRTIVLDVADNGIGIAAEDREVIFEKFRQAGIPGQQADVLTREHQGTGLGLSIVRELARMLGGDVTLDSEPGRGSTFTVVIPQQLPGDRRIEVALSDGRVDLSKARRIEHNPAPPPSASPAPSGERRPRADGFRGRTGLRVDPGRSDP; encoded by the coding sequence GTGTCCTATCGCACCTTCAAGCACCTGCTGGGCGAGACGAGCCTGGAGCGGAAGTGCCGCTTCATCTTCGGCGGCGGCATCCTGCTGCTGGTCACCGTCAGCTTCTACATCTACGGCCGCAAGACCGAGAGCCTGGTCATCGGCCAGAGCCGGCAGGCGGCCCGGATGCAGGTCAAGCCGATCCTGGAGGAGATCCACCTCAAGACGTCGCTCGTCCGCCCCGAGCTGGCCGCGGTGGTCGACAAGGTCTCCCGAGAGCTGACCCCCAAGGACGGCTTCCAGCACTTCGACTGGCACGTCGTCAAGCCGTTCGCCGACCGTTCCGAGCGCCAGCCCCGGGACGAGTTCGAGCGCCGGGTCGTCGACCGCTTCCTCCGGGCCGCCCTCCGGCAGCGGGGGGACTGGGGCCCCGCCGGCCCGAGCAAGCCCTACACGTTCCCCGACGGCGCGCCGGCCGAATACACCGAGATCGGCCAGGACAACTCGGAATACTCGTACGTCCAGGCCGTCCTCTTCCGGCCCGGCTGTATCGCCTCCTGCCACTCCCGGCCCCCGGTCGACCTGATGCCGGAAATGGTCCCCCTGGAGATGGCCGACCTCGGCGGCGTCGGGGCCGCGGGGCCGGTCGAGCCGGACGCCGGGCCCGCCGAGGACGACCGGCCCAGCGTCTCCCTCTCCGCCCAGTATCACGACATGATCCGCCTGGACGAGACCGGGAAGTTCGCCCGCACGAAGCCGGGGGACCTGGCCGGCGTGGTCTTCGTCAAGCTGCCGATGGAGCAGACCAACAAGGCGATCAACCGGAACCGGGCCATCCTCATCGCCACGGCGCTGGTCACGGCGATCCTGGCGATGTTCGCCTCCTGGACCATCGTCCGCTACATCATCGTCCGCCCGGTCAAGCACCTCCGGGAGGTCTCCGACGCCATCGCCGCCGGGCGGCTGAACATCCGCAGCCGGATCCAGACCGGCGACGAATTCGAGGAGCTCTCCCACGCGTTCAACCGCATGCTCCACAACCTCGTCGCCATGCAGCAGGAGCTGCGGGACGTCAACGACGACCTCGACAAGAAGGTCGACGAGCTGGCCCAGGCCAACATGGCCTTGTATGAGATGAACTGCATCAAGAGCGACTTCCTGGCCACCATGAGCCACGAGCTGCGGACGCCGCTCAACAGCATCATCGGCTTCTCCGAGGTCCTCTCCGGCAACGACCAGCTCTCCGACAAGCAGCGACGCTACGCCTCGAACATCCAGAACAGCGGCCGGATGCTGCTGGCCATGATCAACGACATCCTCGACCTCGCCAAGATCGAGAGCGGCAAGATGGAGGTCCGGGCCGACGACTTCTCCGTCCGGGAGGTGTGCGAGTCCCTCGCCGTGCAGATGAGGCCGATGGCCGAGCGCAAGAACGTCGACCTGGAGTGCCGCCTCGACGAGGCGATCCCCCTGGTCCGGCAGGATCCGGGCAAGCTCCGGCAGATCGTCTACAACCTGCTCTCCAACGCGATCAAGTTCACCCCCGAGGGGGGCCGCGTCGTGCTCTCGGCGAAGGCCGAGGGCCGGACCATCGTCCTCGACGTGGCCGACAACGGCATCGGCATCGCCGCCGAGGACCGGGAGGTCATCTTCGAGAAGTTCCGCCAGGCCGGCATCCCCGGCCAGCAGGCCGACGTGCTGACCCGGGAGCACCAGGGGACCGGCCTGGGCCTCTCCATCGTCCGGGAGCTGGCCCGGATGCTCGGCGGCGACGTGACGCTCGACAGCGAGCCGGGCCGGGGGAGCACCTTCACCGTGGTCATCCCCCAGCAGTTGCCCGGCGACCGGCGGATCGAGGTCGCCCTCTCCGACGGCCGGGTCGACCTCTCCAAGGCCCGCCGGATCGAGCACAACCCCGCCCCCCCGCCCTCCGCCTCCCCCGCCCCTTCGGGCGAACGCCGCCCCCGGGCGGACGGTTTCCGGGGCCGCACCGGGCTCCGAGTTGACCCGGGCCGGAGCGATCCTTAG
- a CDS encoding DeoR/GlpR family DNA-binding transcription regulator: MLVESRRRALLDLVNRQGFATLEELVRATGASESTIRRDLEALDQAGAIKRTHGGAVCSGDVRAMPALDDRETAAAEEKVAIGRAVAGLVEDGETVLLDGGTTTLEVARALVGRPIQVVTNSLPIAALLASSKDTDLIMIGGYVYPRTGVAMGPLAVATMQGIRVRRAVLGAGGITPEGVFNSNSLLVETERQMMTCGQEVLIAADHSKFGRQSLSKLCGLEEIHRVVTDSGVAGPDRAMLESAGVGLIIAPVEAGADGLNGTARNPGSRAIPR; encoded by the coding sequence ATGCTCGTCGAGTCGCGGCGTCGTGCCTTGTTAGACCTGGTGAACCGGCAGGGTTTCGCGACCCTGGAGGAGCTGGTCAGGGCGACGGGCGCCTCGGAGAGCACGATTCGCCGGGACCTGGAGGCGCTGGACCAGGCCGGGGCGATCAAGCGGACCCACGGCGGGGCGGTCTGCTCGGGGGACGTGCGGGCGATGCCCGCGCTGGACGACCGGGAGACGGCCGCCGCCGAGGAGAAGGTCGCCATCGGCCGGGCCGTCGCCGGCCTGGTCGAGGACGGCGAGACGGTGCTCCTGGACGGCGGGACGACGACCCTCGAGGTGGCCCGGGCGCTCGTGGGCCGGCCGATCCAGGTGGTGACGAACAGCCTGCCCATCGCGGCGCTGCTGGCGTCGAGCAAGGACACGGACTTGATCATGATCGGCGGCTACGTCTACCCCCGGACCGGAGTGGCGATGGGCCCGCTGGCGGTGGCCACGATGCAGGGGATCCGGGTCCGCCGGGCGGTGCTCGGGGCCGGGGGGATCACGCCCGAGGGGGTGTTCAACTCCAACAGCCTGCTGGTCGAGACCGAGCGCCAGATGATGACCTGCGGCCAGGAGGTGCTGATCGCCGCCGACCACTCGAAGTTCGGCCGCCAGTCCCTCTCGAAGCTCTGCGGGCTGGAGGAAATCCACCGGGTCGTGACCGACTCGGGGGTCGCCGGGCCGGATCGGGCGATGCTCGAATCGGCCGGCGTGGGACTGATCATCGCCCCGGTCGAGGCCGGGGCCGACGGGCTGAACGGGACGGCCCGGAACCCCGGATCGAGGGCGATACCCCGATGA